One Drechmeria coniospora strain ARSEF 6962 chromosome 01, whole genome shotgun sequence genomic region harbors:
- a CDS encoding putative zinc finger protein ZPR1, translating into MSSDEKPEVVATVTPTEFFETIGSKVEGLAPAATNGDAPATEENDEPRPVEEIESLCMNCGGNGVTRLLLTAIPYFREVVIMSFSCDHCNTQNNEIQAAGTVQPKGTHYELRLTSVADLSRQVVKSDSATVKFIELDLEIPAGRGQLTNVEGLLRSVVDDLEMGQEARREQMPEQYPKVAEIITKGHAMLAGESFPFRLFVDDPAGNSFIAPDMKDGVGKWEKREYVRTPEQNAALGLGNSAGNGVATDLANPGLTPDGEIIPNEVYNFPASCPGCMHPCVTHMKMVDIPHFKQVVLMSTVCDDCGYRSNDIKTGGEIPSHGEKIILTVDDSTDLARDILKSETCALECPELKLQVNPGTLGGRFTTVEGLLTNVRNDLHSQIFESGASGHGGDSLATSEKSEWDAFFARLDEAIRGERPFTIILTDPFASSFVQPLVDPPAPDPKIQRESYVRTDEEEEELGLKDMKTEGYGEADESEKPDEPAE; encoded by the exons ATGTCCTCAGACGAGAAGCCAGAAGTGGTGGCGACCGTGACACCGACCGAGTTTTTCGAAACCATTGGCAGCAAGGTTGAGGGCCTCGCACCGGCCGCCACCAACGGCGACGCCCCAGCGACGGAGGAAAATGACGAGCCAAGACCTGTCGAGGAAATCGAGTCCTTGTGCATGAACTGCGGCGGGAAT GGCGTCACCCGACTCCTCCTCACCGCGATCCCGTACTTCCGCGAGGTCGTCATCATGTCCTTCTCCTGCGATCACTGCAACACGCAAAACAACGAAATCCAagccgccggcaccgtccaGCCAAAGGGAACACACTACGAGCTGCGCCTGACGTCGGTGGCCGACTTGAGCCGTCAAGTCGTCAAGTCGGACTCGGCGACGGTCAAGTTCATCGAGCTTGACCTCGAGATCCCCGCCGGCCGCGGCCAGCTGACCAACGTCGAAGGGCTCCTgcgctccgtcgtcgacgacctcgagaTGGGGCAGGAGGCTCGCAGGGAGCAAATGCCGGAACAGTATCCCAAGGTTGCCGAAATCATCACCAAGGGTCACGCCATGCTGGCCGGTGAGTCCTTCCCCTTCCGTCTCTTCGTCGACGATCCGGCCGGCAACTCCTTCATCGCCCCGGACATgaaggacggcgtcggcaagtGGGAGAAGCGCGAGTACGTGCGGACGCCGGAGCAGaacgccgccctcggcctcggcaacAGCGCCGGCAACGGCGTCGCTACCGACCTCGCCAATCCGGGACTCAcccccgacggcgagatcATCCCCAACGAAGTATACAACTTTCCCGCCTCGTGCCCCGGCTGCATGCACCCCTGCGTGACGCACATGAAGATGGTCGACATACCCCACTTCAAGCAGGTCGTCCTCATGTCCACCGTCTGCGACGACTGCGGCTACCGCTCCAACGACATCAAGACGGGTGGCGAGATCCCGTCGCACGGCGAGAAGATCATCCTCACCGTCGATGACTCCACGGATCTCGCCCGCGACATCCTCAAGAGCGAAACGTGTGCCCTCGAGTGCCCCGAGCTCAAGCTCCAGGTCAACCCCGgcaccctcggcggccgcttcACCACCGTCGAGGGTCTCCTCACCAACGTCCGCAACGATCTCCACAGCCAAATCTTCGAGTCTGGCGCCTcaggccacggcggcgactcGCTTGCCACGTCTGAAAAGTCCGAATGGGATGCATTCTTTgcccggctcgacgaggccattCGCGGCGAAAGACCCTTCACCATCATCCTCACCGACCCTTTTGCGAGCAGCTTCGTCCAACCACTCGTCGACCCGCCCGCCCCCGACCCCAAGATTCAAAGGGAATCCTATGTGCGCacggatgaggaggaggaagagctGGGGCTCAAGGACATGAAAACAGAGGGTTACGGGGAAGCCGACGAGTCCGAAAAgcccgacgagccggccgagtgA